Below is a genomic region from Gillisia sp. Hel_I_86.
CAGAATATTGGTTTGGCCTTTGGTGTAAAAATCATTGTTATGATTTTGGGCGCAATGGGTATGGCCACAATGTGGGAAGCAGTTTTTGCAGATGTGGGAGTAGCCTTCCTTGCTATACTCAATGCCATTCGATTACAGAAAATGAAGTGGGACTAATTTAAAGTTGGAATAAGCAAATAAGGAGTAAAATGTCTCAAAACCGTAGAAAGAGAAGACAAAGATAAAAGGATGAAAGAACTGTAAAAAGTACCATAACGAAGAAAGACAAACTGTATGGCATCCTAGCACTTGCCGGCATCTTTACTTTAGTACTTATACTTTATTTTTTCGATGCCATTTTCTACTTTTTTTACCTGCTTTTTTCGAATAAATAAATAAAATTGAAATAATGGATAAAAGTTAAAGGCTTTTAATTCATCTAATAATGTTGGGAATTGAAATTTAATGTTTAACTAAATGATTTCCTTAGATGATATTGTATTCCTTTTAAGGATAGAAAGTTTGCATTATTCAGGGGTTTGTCCCTATTGCTGGGTGAACAGTGTCTTGAATGCTGGGAATTAAATTATGTCATTAAACAGAAGAAGAAGGGAGAAAAGGTTTAAGAGTAAAATAAACAAAAGAGATAAGTTATGGGCAATTATGGCCCTAATTGGAATTTTTATCGCAGCCCTTCTCTTGTTTCATTTCTTTATAAAAGATTTGGGGTATGGATAAAATCTGAAAATTGGTGACTTGGTTAAAAAATTAAATGCATCATTTTTCGAGACACTCTCCTTATTTATGGTTGATTACTTAATAAAGTAAGTCCGTATTGATTTATTGACCGCACTTTTTTCGAAAGGATTTGTTTTAAAGTGTATCTTTGTTTTTATTTAGTCTAAATAATATTAGTGATTTTTATAATAATTTTTTTATGTTACAGCACAAGTGTTATATGCGCATTTTTCTAATAAGCTTCATTGCCTTTTTAAGCTCTAATATCTATGCGGGCACGGCCAAAGATGACCCGAATATTCAGACCATAATCCATTTATTGGATTATCTATCAAAAGATTATCCAGCAGCGGTTAAAAATGGTGTTATAGTTGACGAAGGTGAATACCTTGAAATGAAAGAATTTAGCGAAACCATTCTCTCATTAAGCCAAAATCTGGAGCTCTCCATAACGCAGGCAGATCAGATACAGAGCGGTTTGATGGATTTGAGAGCAAATGTGCTAAACAAGGTTTCCCATCAAAAAATAAAAGCGGTCACTTCAAAGGTCAAGTGGGCTATTATCAACTTTACGGAATTTGAAATTAGCCCACCTAATTGGCCAAATATTGATAATGGAAAGAAACTATTCCTGACCAATTGCATTCAATGTCACGGAGCAAGCGGTAATGGACAGGGCAAACTAGCTATGGGCCTAAACCCGGCGCCTACCAATTTCTTAATCGATACCCTTATGCGTGAGGTTTCCCCCTTTCAGGCTTATAACACCATCAAACTTGGTGTAGAAGGAACTGCAATGCAAAGTTTCGGTATGTTGAGCGATAAAGAAGTATGGGATCTTTCCTTTTATATCAAATCCCTGAGGTTTAATGCCTCTTCTGCAGATTCGCTTGGGCTAAAGGAAATATTTAACAAAATCTCTAATGAAGTTTCCTTAAAAGATGTGGCTACTCTATCCGATAAGGAATTGATTCAAAAGTTGGGCTACGAAGATTCCGTTACTTATAAAAAATTGAAAGCTCTAAGAATTTTTTCTCTCGAAAAGGCCTCGACCGACAATAGTCTGGTTGTTGCCAGAAATTACCTGAACGCTGTTCTGTTAGATTATAAGGCGGGCAATAAAAAATCGGCACGTCAAAATGCCCTGAATGCATATCTCGAAGGTATTGAACCGGTGGAAGTACGATTGAAAGCCAACGACCCAGAATTCACCTCACAACTAGAGCAGCAAATGATGGCGGTTAGACAAGCTATAGAGAGCTCTAAAAGCATCTCCACGGTACAAGCTGAAATCGCTGATGCGCTATCAATGATAGACCGTGCAGACCAATTGATGAGGGATAGGAAGCTCAACTATTGGCTTTCTTTTTTCTTGGCAGCATCAATTATGTTGCGTGAGGGGCTTGAAGCATTCCTTATCATTGCCCTGATCCTGGCTTTAATAAAAACTTCTGGCACAAAAAAAGCACTCCCGTATGTACACGGAGGGTGGATTATGGCCATTTTAATAGGTATTGCAGGATGGTTCCTGTCTAATTGGATAATCGGTATTAGTGGTAAGAACCGTGAGATTATGGAAGGGTTGATTTCATTAATGGCGGTCATAGTGTTGGCATTTGTCGGGTTTTGGCTGCATAATCATTCCCATTCAAAAAAGTGGAAAGATTTTATAGAAAAAAAGATAGGCAAACAATTAAGAGGGGAAAAAATGTTGGGATTGGCCGTATTTTCTTTTATGGTGGTATTTAGGGAAGCCTTCGAATCCATCCTTTTTTTACAAGCGATTAGCTTAGAGACCAAAACTGGTGATGGCTCTTCCATAGGTTTGGGTGTAATTGCTGCTTTTGCACTAATAGGGCTACTTGCGTTTCTTTTTGTAAAATACTCCAAAAGAATTCCTGTACGGCAACTTTTTAGATACTCATCTTGGGTCATAACCTTACTTGCGATAATCTTGCTTGGAAAAGGAGTTCACGCCATTCAGGAAGCTGGTTGGCTTTCAGTTACTGGTTTTCCAGTTTACCTGAAAATTGATTGGTTGGGCGTTTACCCCACTACCGAAACTTTAATGGCACAAATAGTATTATTTACTGTTCTGATGTTATTATACTATTTGAGCAATTCAAGAAATAAAATGCTTCAGAATATGAATAGCTAAATATCAACGCAAATGAACGCCCAACTAAGGAAGATTTATAAAGCACACTTCGAAATGGAGCTTATGGAAGAAATAGCCGAAAGCGGGTTTCATAAAAGTGTGAAAGAGGGAGATACTCTAATTAATATCGGAAATTATATCAAAACCATTCCATTGTTGATATCGGGAGCCATTAAAATTATGCGAGTAGATAATAATGGAGATGAACTACTATTGTATTTCCTGGAAAAAGGGCATACGTGTGCTATGACAATGACCTGCTCTATGGGGTTTGCCAAGAGTGAGATTAGGGCAGTTGCTGAAGTAAATACTGAGTTGATTATGATACCGGTGCAGAAAATGGAGGAATGGACCGTGAAATATAAAAGCTGGAGGGATTTCGTTTTCCAAAGCTATCAACGACGTTTGTTGGAAATGTTGGAAAGTATCGATAGTGTTGCCTTCCATAATATGGAAGAAAGGCTGAAAAATTATATTCAAAACAAAATAGCAATACTCAACAACAATCATATTCATACTACGCATCAAGAAATTGCTGAAGATTTGCATACGAGCAGAGTTGTAATTTCACGCTTGCTAAAAAAAATGGAACAGGAACATAAAATATCGTTACACCGAAGTTTTATTCAAGTCCAAACTGGGTTTTAAAGATGGCGATGAATTTCCTACAACCTTTAATGAGCAGATAAATTATCCCTTTTTTCCTAAATACAGTAACTACCGGAAAGAATGAGCGAGCGAAAAAATCATTTTAGTTAATAAGTACTTATGTATCATAGGTTACTGAAAAAGCCCCATTCAAATCTTACTTTTGAGTAAAAATTAGATATTATGAAAATTAAACAGTTTGAATACGAACCACTAGCGCATTTTTCATATGCTATTGTCAGCAATGGAGAAATGGTGGTTGTCGACCCAGAGCGCAACCCGATGAAATATTATGCTTTCGCGAAAGCGAACAATGCCAAAATAGTTGCTGTTTTTGAAACACACCCGCACGCAGATTTTGTTTCTTCGCACCTACAGATGCACAAAGAAACGGGTGCGACAATCTATGTAAGTAACAAGGTAGGAGCAGATTACCCACATCGTCCCTTTGATGAAGGGGATACCTTACAAATAGGGGAAATTGAGATTACCGCCATTAACACCCCAGGCCATTCCCCTGATAGCATAACGATAGTAGCGAAAGATGGAAAAAAGGTGGCACTTTTCACAGGGGACACGCTATTTATAGGAGATGTAGGAAGACCAGACCTAAGGGAAAAAGCTGGAAATATGAAAGCTAAACGTCGAGAGCTCGCCGAGATGATGTTTCAAACAATA
It encodes:
- a CDS encoding Crp/Fnr family transcriptional regulator encodes the protein MNAQLRKIYKAHFEMELMEEIAESGFHKSVKEGDTLINIGNYIKTIPLLISGAIKIMRVDNNGDELLLYFLEKGHTCAMTMTCSMGFAKSEIRAVAEVNTELIMIPVQKMEEWTVKYKSWRDFVFQSYQRRLLEMLESIDSVAFHNMEERLKNYIQNKIAILNNNHIHTTHQEIAEDLHTSRVVISRLLKKMEQEHKISLHRSFIQVQTGF
- a CDS encoding FTR1 family protein, producing MLQHKCYMRIFLISFIAFLSSNIYAGTAKDDPNIQTIIHLLDYLSKDYPAAVKNGVIVDEGEYLEMKEFSETILSLSQNLELSITQADQIQSGLMDLRANVLNKVSHQKIKAVTSKVKWAIINFTEFEISPPNWPNIDNGKKLFLTNCIQCHGASGNGQGKLAMGLNPAPTNFLIDTLMREVSPFQAYNTIKLGVEGTAMQSFGMLSDKEVWDLSFYIKSLRFNASSADSLGLKEIFNKISNEVSLKDVATLSDKELIQKLGYEDSVTYKKLKALRIFSLEKASTDNSLVVARNYLNAVLLDYKAGNKKSARQNALNAYLEGIEPVEVRLKANDPEFTSQLEQQMMAVRQAIESSKSISTVQAEIADALSMIDRADQLMRDRKLNYWLSFFLAASIMLREGLEAFLIIALILALIKTSGTKKALPYVHGGWIMAILIGIAGWFLSNWIIGISGKNREIMEGLISLMAVIVLAFVGFWLHNHSHSKKWKDFIEKKIGKQLRGEKMLGLAVFSFMVVFREAFESILFLQAISLETKTGDGSSIGLGVIAAFALIGLLAFLFVKYSKRIPVRQLFRYSSWVITLLAIILLGKGVHAIQEAGWLSVTGFPVYLKIDWLGVYPTTETLMAQIVLFTVLMLLYYLSNSRNKMLQNMNS